The Pan paniscus chromosome 1, NHGRI_mPanPan1-v2.0_pri, whole genome shotgun sequence genome has a segment encoding these proteins:
- the TMEM234 gene encoding transmembrane protein 234 isoform X3, translating into MAASLGQVLALVLVAALWGGTQPLLKRASAGLQRVHEPTWAQQLLQEMKTLFLNTEYLMPFLLNQCGSLLYYLTLASTDLTLAVPICNSLAIIFTLIVGKALGEDIGGKRAVAGMVLTVIGISLCITSSEVEGHTEWSREYGQPPALSQEVPNPKEGRNWKLGTASSFNKLT; encoded by the exons ATGGCGGCGTCTCTGG GGCAGGTGTTGGCTCTGGTGCTGGTGGCCGCTCTGTGGGGTGGCACGCAGCCGCTGCTGAAGCGGGCCTCCGCCGGCCTGCAGCGGGTTCATGAGCCGACCTGGGCCCAGCAGTTGCTACAGGAGATGAAGACACTCTTCTTGAATACTGAG TACCTGATGCCCTTTCTCCTCAACCAGTGTGGATCCCTTCTCTATTACCTCACCTTGGCATCGACAG ATCTGACCCTGGCTGTGCCCATCTGTAACTCTCTGGCCATCATCTTCACACTGATTGTTGGGAAGGCCCTTGGAGAAGATATTGGTGGAAAAC GAGCAGTTGCTGGCATGGTGCTCACCGTGATAGGAATTTCACTCTGCATCACAAGCTCA GAGGTGGAAGGCCATACAGAATGGAGCCGTGAGTATGGCCAGCCTCCAGCTCTCAGCCAGGAAGTCCCCAACcccaaggaaggaagaaactggAAATTAGGAACTGCTTCCTCATTTAACAAG CTTACCTGA
- the TMEM234 gene encoding transmembrane protein 234 isoform X4, with translation MAASLGQVLALVLVAALWGGTQPLLKRASAGLQRVHEPTWAQQLLQEMKTLFLNTEYLMPFLLNQCGSLLYYLTLASTDLTLAVPICNSLAIIFTLIVGKALGEDIGGKRAVAGMVLTVIGISLCITSSVPWTAELQLHGKGQLQTLSQKCKRETSGAQSERFG, from the exons ATGGCGGCGTCTCTGG GGCAGGTGTTGGCTCTGGTGCTGGTGGCCGCTCTGTGGGGTGGCACGCAGCCGCTGCTGAAGCGGGCCTCCGCCGGCCTGCAGCGGGTTCATGAGCCGACCTGGGCCCAGCAGTTGCTACAGGAGATGAAGACACTCTTCTTGAATACTGAG TACCTGATGCCCTTTCTCCTCAACCAGTGTGGATCCCTTCTCTATTACCTCACCTTGGCATCGACAG ATCTGACCCTGGCTGTGCCCATCTGTAACTCTCTGGCCATCATCTTCACACTGATTGTTGGGAAGGCCCTTGGAGAAGATATTGGTGGAAAAC GAGCAGTTGCTGGCATGGTGCTCACCGTGATAGGAATTTCACTCTGCATCACAAGCTCA GTTCCATGGACTGCAGAACTCCAGCTGCATGGAAAGGGCCAGCTGCAGACTTTGAGCCAGAAATGCAAACGGGAGACCTCTGGGGCTCAGTCAGAGCGCTTTGGCTGA
- the TMEM234 gene encoding transmembrane protein 234 isoform X1: MAASLGQVLALVLVAALWGGTQPLLKRASAGLQRVHEPTWAQQLLQEMKTLFLNTEYLMPFLLNQCGSLLYYLTLASTDLTLAVPICNSLAIIFTLIVGKALGEDIGGKRKLDYCECGTQLCGSQHTCVSSFPEPISPEWVRTRPFPILPFPLQLFCFLVAIRVPFPWTVWGKTEAGVWD; encoded by the exons ATGGCGGCGTCTCTGG GGCAGGTGTTGGCTCTGGTGCTGGTGGCCGCTCTGTGGGGTGGCACGCAGCCGCTGCTGAAGCGGGCCTCCGCCGGCCTGCAGCGGGTTCATGAGCCGACCTGGGCCCAGCAGTTGCTACAGGAGATGAAGACACTCTTCTTGAATACTGAG TACCTGATGCCCTTTCTCCTCAACCAGTGTGGATCCCTTCTCTATTACCTCACCTTGGCATCGACAG ATCTGACCCTGGCTGTGCCCATCTGTAACTCTCTGGCCATCATCTTCACACTGATTGTTGGGAAGGCCCTTGGAGAAGATATTGGTGGAAAACGTAAGTTAGACTACTGCGAGTGCGGGACGCAGCTCTGTGGATCTCAACATACCTGTGTTAGTTCCTTCCCAGAACCCATCTCCCCAGAGTGGGTGAGGACACGGCCTTTTCCCATCCTGCCCTTTCCTCTGCAGCTGTTTTGCTTCCTTGTGGCCATCAGAGTTCCCTTCCCCTGGACAGTCTGGGGAAAGACAGAGGCTGGGGTTTGGGATTGA
- the TMEM234 gene encoding transmembrane protein 234 isoform X2, with the protein MAASLGQVLALVLVAALWGGTQPLLKRASAGLQRVHEPTWAQQLLQEMKTLFLNTEYLMPFLLNQCGSLLYYLTLASTDLTLAVPICNSLAIIFTLIVGKALGEDIGGKRAVAGMVLTVIGISLCITSSEVEGHTEWSREYGQPPALSQEVPNPKEGRNWKLGTASSFNKVLLFM; encoded by the exons ATGGCGGCGTCTCTGG GGCAGGTGTTGGCTCTGGTGCTGGTGGCCGCTCTGTGGGGTGGCACGCAGCCGCTGCTGAAGCGGGCCTCCGCCGGCCTGCAGCGGGTTCATGAGCCGACCTGGGCCCAGCAGTTGCTACAGGAGATGAAGACACTCTTCTTGAATACTGAG TACCTGATGCCCTTTCTCCTCAACCAGTGTGGATCCCTTCTCTATTACCTCACCTTGGCATCGACAG ATCTGACCCTGGCTGTGCCCATCTGTAACTCTCTGGCCATCATCTTCACACTGATTGTTGGGAAGGCCCTTGGAGAAGATATTGGTGGAAAAC GAGCAGTTGCTGGCATGGTGCTCACCGTGATAGGAATTTCACTCTGCATCACAAGCTCA GAGGTGGAAGGCCATACAGAATGGAGCCGTGAGTATGGCCAGCCTCCAGCTCTCAGCCAGGAAGTCCCCAACcccaaggaaggaagaaactggAAATTAGGAACTGCTTCCTCATTTAACAAG GTGCTTCTTTTCATGTGA
- the TMEM234 gene encoding transmembrane protein 234 isoform X5, with product MAASLGQVLALVLVAALWGGTQPLLKRASAGLQRVHEPTWAQQLLQEMKTLFLNTEYLMPFLLNQCGSLLYYLTLASTDLTLAVPICNSLAIIFTLIVGKALGEDIGGKRAVAGMVLTVIGISLCITSSVESCEPQPHLTPAHLASSSCQ from the exons ATGGCGGCGTCTCTGG GGCAGGTGTTGGCTCTGGTGCTGGTGGCCGCTCTGTGGGGTGGCACGCAGCCGCTGCTGAAGCGGGCCTCCGCCGGCCTGCAGCGGGTTCATGAGCCGACCTGGGCCCAGCAGTTGCTACAGGAGATGAAGACACTCTTCTTGAATACTGAG TACCTGATGCCCTTTCTCCTCAACCAGTGTGGATCCCTTCTCTATTACCTCACCTTGGCATCGACAG ATCTGACCCTGGCTGTGCCCATCTGTAACTCTCTGGCCATCATCTTCACACTGATTGTTGGGAAGGCCCTTGGAGAAGATATTGGTGGAAAAC GAGCAGTTGCTGGCATGGTGCTCACCGTGATAGGAATTTCACTCTGCATCACAAGCTCA GTAGAGAGCTGTGAGCCCCAGCCCCACCTGACTCCAGCACACCTGGCGAGTAGTAGCTGTCAATAA